In one Drosophila pseudoobscura strain MV-25-SWS-2005 chromosome X, UCI_Dpse_MV25, whole genome shotgun sequence genomic region, the following are encoded:
- the Prp3 gene encoding U4/U6 small nuclear ribonucleoprotein Prp3, with protein sequence MSSIITRKDGDSEEQKLAKKRAAASVAVPGADGVEAPKKSRFDVKEKNGDELLPTITAAAAASSLSSTQIKLMMAHAQREIEERKRALSNLRDKDPLLASVPSIGMPVAMAAQALSKKPTPEDADKARKIAELQAQIRAKLTGNLANLIQPTAVAAAAAAAAQQQERPKPLILDDEGRTVDKSGRAINIPTVTPTLKANIRAKKREVFQRQAGPSERSGEGAVGSAQDDAIKYFDDRIALKPTVRNKRMLRFHEPGKFQQLAERMRMKSQLERLQNEISQIARKTGISSATKLALIAPKQDMPDDVPAMEWWDSVILTQDLQTLDEGSGKISIRQTAISNLIEHPTQMKPPNEPLKPVYLPVFLTKKERKKLRRQNRREAWKEEQEKIRLGLVAPPEPKLRISNLMRVLGSDAVQDPTKMEQHVREQMAKRQKAHEDANNARKLTSEQKSEKKQRKLKEDTSCGVHVSVYRIRDLQDNQSKKFKVETNAKQLQMTGTVALFRDCCVVVVEGGPKQQKKYRRLMLTRIKWDEDLAKGNDGQDVPNSCVLVWEGTSQRRHFGEIKFKIFPMEKMAREFFQKHQVEHYWDLAYSGAVLEASTDQQ encoded by the exons ATGTCGTCCATTATAACGCGCAAGGATGGCGACAGCGAAGAACAGAAATTGGCGAAAAAGCGCGCTGCTGCGTCTGTAGCCGTGCCTGGGGCCGACGGCGTCGAAGCGCCGAAGAAATCTCGCTTCGATGTCAAGGAAAAAAACGGCGATGAGCTGCTTCCGACGATcacagccgccgccgcagcctcTTCGCTTAGCTCCACGCAAATCAAGCTGATGATGGCGCATGCCCAGCGCGAAATCGAGGAGCGTAAAAGAGCCTTGAGCAACCTGCGGGACAAGGATCCCCTACTAGCCTCTGTCCCTTCGATTGGTATGCCCGTTGCCATGGCAGCACAGGCGCTATCCAAGAAGCCGACCCCCGAGGATGCGGACAAGGCCAGAAAGATCGCAGAGCTGCAGGCTCAGATACGTGCCAAGCTAACGGGCAATCTGGCCAACCTCATCCAACCCACAGCCGTggcggctgccgctgcagctgctgcccagcagcaggagcgtcCCAAGCCGCTCATTCTCGACGATGAGGGACGCACCGTCGACAAAAGCGGACGAGCTATTAACATACCCACGGTTACGCCTACACTCAAGGCCAATATACGGGCAAAGAAGCGCGAAGTGTTCCAGCGTCAAGCGGGACCCAGCGAGCGTAGCGGCGAGGGTGCGGTCGGCTCTGCCCAGGACGATGCCATCAAGTACTTTGACGACCGCATCGCCCTAAAGCCGACGGTGCGGAACAAGCGAATGCTGCGCTTTCACGAGCCCGGCAAGTTCCAGCAGCTGGCCGAGCGGATGCGCATGAAGAGCCAGCTGGAGCGGCTGCAGAACGAAATATCGCAGATAGCCAGGAAGACGGGCATCTCGTCGGCTACAAAATTGGCGCTGATTGCCCCCAAGCAGGACATGCCCGACGATGTGCCGGCCATGGAGTGGTGGGACTCTGTTATCCTCACACAGGATCTGCAGACGCTGGACGAGGGAAGCGGTAAGATAAGCATACGCCAGACGGCCATCAGCAACCTCATCGAGCATCCCACTCAAATGAAGCCGCCAA ATGAGCCCTTGAAGCCGGTTTATTTGCCCGTATTCCTCACCAAGAAGGAGCGCAAGAAGCTGCGCCGCCAGAATCGTCGTGAGGCCTGGAAGGAGGAACAGGAGAAGATACGCCTCGGACTAGTGGCACCGCCCGAGCCAAAGTTGCGCATTTCGAATCTGATGCGAGTGCTCGGTTCGGATGCCGTTCAGGATCCCACCAAAATGGAGCAGCATGTGCGCGAGCAGATGGCCAAGCGGCAGAAGGCGCACGAGGATGCCAACAATGCCAGGAAGCTGACCAGCGAGCAGAAGAGCGAGAAGAAGCAGCGCAAGCTGAAGGAGGACACCAGCTGCGGGGTCCATGTGAGCGTCTATCGCATACGCGACCTACAGGACAATCAGAGCAAGAAGTTCAAGGTGGAGACGAATGCCAAACAGCTGCAGATGACGGGCACGGTTGCCCTCTTCCGCGACTGCTGTGTCGTAGTGGTCGAAGGCGGTCCCAAGCAGCAGAAAAAGTACCGCCGCCTCATGCTGACGCGCATCAAGTGGGACGAAGATCTAGCCAAGGGCAACGATGGCCAGGACGTGCCCAACTCGTGTGTCCTGGTCTGGGAGGGCACCAGCCAGCGTCGTCACTTTGGCGAGATCAAATTCAAGATCTTTCCCATGGAGAAGATGGCGCGCGAGTTCTTTCAGAAGCATCAAGTGGAGCACTACTGGGATCTGGCCTACTCCGGCGCCGTGCTGGAGGCCTCCACGGATCAGCAGTAA